AAATTATACTGAAATGATAGACAACAGGTGAACATGGAGTAAGGGTTGAGTTTGGattaacagcaaattaaaacagaagtAGATCAGGGAGACCTCTTACTGAAAAATATTTCAGGGAGCAATGTGAAATAAAGGTCTGTCTCTGATATACGCCCCTGTTTAATAAATGCCTGGTTATCTCCGCATTTGAGGTGAATAAAGGTCCTGACCAAGTCCCAGCAGCCATTCAGGTAACTGAGAACTATCTGGCATTGAGCAGCAGTACTTACAAATCTCCAGTTAGTTAGGCTTTATTTACTCAGGCTGTTTCATTGAGATCAATATCTCTTTTGCAAGACAGACCTGAGAAGAAATTACAGTACAatcacaaatattaaaaatatcagAAGGTAGAACATTCTCAGAGGAATAAATGtctttaactttgttttgcAGTTCATTTGAGTAGAAATGTGCATAATATCATAAACCTTTCCCTCTTTCCCAGTTCTGAATTCGCATGCAGAACTTTTAAAGCTAACAGGTGAttcttaaaatcttaaaatccaCTCTAAAATCAACCTATGTAGAGATGCTTAactccaaaacacaaaatgtttttggagTTTTGAACAAGCTTTGTGTAACCTGGAGAAGGTCTGGTTGGTTGGTGGTAGACCCAATGGCATACAAAAtggtatcatcagcataaaaatggACATTGGAGTTCTCAGttggaaaataaacattatttatgtatAAACTAAATAGCAATATTAGCAAAATAGCGCTAATATTGATCTTTTATCAACCATTTATAGACTTGATTTGAAATCATTGGCTCTACCACAATGATTTGATTTGAACCAGCTGTAAGCAGAATCATCAAAACCAATGGAAAGCAACCACTGATATGGTTATTTTTTACAGCCAGTAAAATATTACTGATTGCACTATTAAGCTGAGATATAGTCTATCAGATGAAGTGAGATCCTAAATGACTAGAGATGGATGACTAATTTATCTCTTTATCTCTAGGTGAACACCCACTCATGGATCTGACCATCTGATATCATCTGAAAATCTACTGTACAGGATCATACAAAATACCAATACCATAAAATGGTACAGAGTACAAGGATGACAGAGAAGAAGCTTGACAGAATCCCAAACGTACAAGCCACAGCCTTGTTCAACTTCTCCCTCAcatgaaaatcaattaatcactCACAATGTCATCCAGAGATGGAGTTCCTCCTAGCTCCTTCTCGCCTTCTCCCTCCACCACACCTCTATCTCCATCTTGCAGCATTGACGAGTCCTACAAGTATATCTTCCTCCCCATCTGTTACTCTTTCACGTTCATCTTCAGCATTTCCCTTAACTCTGTCATCCTCTACCGTTCCTTCCACCGGACCAAGCGCTGGAATGCTTCACTGATCTACATGGTCAACCTGGCCTCTACAGACTTTATGTACGGCCTGTCACTGCCATTCCTTGTGGCTAGTTACATCATGCGTGACCGCTGGGTCTTCGGGGACTTCATGTGCCGCCTGGTCCGTTTTCTCTTCTACTTTAACCTCTACTGTTCCATCTTCTTCCTCACTTGCATCTCTGTCCACAGGTACCTCGGTATCTGCCACCCAATGAAAGTCATCACACTGGAGACCAAGAAGGCTGTCAAGTGCACTTGTGTGCTGGTTTGGATTGTAGTCTTTGCTTTGACCTGCCCTATCTTCCGGTTTGCTCAGACTGGTCATGTGACAAGATTTGCAGGGCTTGGGGGCAATGTAAGCAGTATTGACAACCCAAGCCATGAGTTTTCACTGATAAAGGGTAATGCCATCTATGGTAACTTGGGAGGGGTCATTGAGGAGTACCAGAACTGTTGGGATGATGCAATAGATAAGGAGTTTCCTGATTACATACCCTATGGCATCATACTCCATTTGCTGGGcttttttgtgcctttttcCATAATTGCTTGGTGTTACTCTCACGTTGTTCTGACCATATTTAAGACTCTGCATTCTCAGCCCTCGTCCCGCAGAGGTCAAAAAGAGGGAGGACATGAAGGAATGGATCGAAGAGAGAGAAGTAGCCCTGCAATAGttggaagaggaagaagaggaagcaaTGGACTGTCAAGGGCACTGGGAAGAGATGAAGGAATTTCCATTTCTCTTGGTGCACACTCCCCTTATGCCAATCGCAGACGTAAATCTATCAAGACCATCATTACCATCACCCTTCTCTTTGCTCTGTGTTTCTTCCCCTTTCATGTTACTAGAACCATCTTCCTCCTGCTGAAAGTGGCCAAGGGAGTCCCCTGTCACACCATGACCATGGTCTCCATGTGCTATAAGATCACGAGGCCTCTGGCGTCATTCAACGCATGGCTCAACGCCCTCCTTTACTTCCTGACTAAAGACAAGGGGGGAGCTAACTGCTGCCAGGTGGTGAACACCACCACCCAACAACATGGTGGGCTTCTATTACCACTGAGGATGAAGGGAAAAGGAGACgcagaggatggagggatggaaaaTGGGATTGACAATGAGGAGAATATAGCATTTCACAACAGTCCGTCATACATGAATAGAGCAAATGTCAGATATATAGTTGAATGAATAATTTCATGAggaatgaaagaatgaattTTAGATGCACTGTAGGTTGTCTTtttctggaaaacaaaatattatatattatataatataagcACTGTAGCAAAAGCAACTAAAGTCATACTTTGAAAGTTGCACTAGTGGGTAGATGCAACATGAATGCAAATGTGATAAATGTGTGAtaatctgttttgtttcacaggGTGTATAAAAGTGCTACACTGGTATCACTGATTTTCTTTTAAGTCCAGATTATGCTTGAAACGAAGTTGTTCATACGACGCGTCATCCAACCATATCTAAAGGCAAAAAATGGTTCTACCTGTTCCAAACAGTTGCACTTGAAAAGCCTGTTGTCATAGAGAGGGGCGAGACACAATGGTCATTCAAATGGGAATACTTTTTTCAGGCAGTCTCTCCATGGGGGCATTAATGGGGTTGCACTCCACTGTATACACAACAAGTGACAAAAGAAGTTGAGAGAGATGTTCAAACCCTGCATACTTTCACACCTTTGCGCACCTTTCCAATTGCTGTTGTAAAGTGGGTGTGTATGTCAGCTTGCCGGTTTCAGAAAATTGCAAATATTGTTGCATTTGGAAAGGCTTCAGACACTGTTAAACAATCAGACAAGCAGTATTGGGCAAATGACTTGGAAACTGTCATCAATTACTCATTCCACATTATCATTCAAAAAGTAATGTCATTACTTTACAGATTACTCAGCAGCAAAAGTAATGCGTTACATTACTCATTAATTTTGTTACTCGGCCCAGCTCCAGACTCAAAGGTGCCTTTGAACAACTCCAAAGTAGTAAGTAGTAAGTAAGAATTGTAGGTTACAGCTTAACAGTGTGTTGCTGAAGTGGATAATAGAGCATCAATCCCCTTTTCAAacatgtgaaaaagaaatgcaattAGGAAGTGAACTTGGAAAGAGTTAGGGATTCCTTTTGGAGTCTTGCAGACAGACGGCATGAAAATCCTACACTGGGCTGTTATTGGGTAAAGCagacaagattttttttcaagaaaagtggtctaaataaatatacagtatttaccctAATATAAAGTGGGAGATTACTGAACTACAAAAaccagtgatgttgataggttttcaatgtagtgagtccccaggacccacaggtggtcatttgagtgggtccccaataaaattaGTGTTTTTTGACTAATTGTAGTGTTGtgtagggatgggtatcattaaGATTATATATCGATATTACTACTCTTACTAATCTATACTtattggttctttttcattactaaataattgtttttaaaaaaatatattcctttaaaagagaaagagagaataaattcagaaaagtattagaatataatattttgaatcttactaaatgtttctagagcagaAACCATcctagaaaaggtttcagtcgtagccatctggacactgttttcagaatcaagacgtttcggctcccatccagaagtcattctcaattgtgaaaaaaattggacgggaagtgcctgattagcatgtgataggcgtgaccaagatgataatacactctgatagactttgggcagattaaatctcagaccaccatttctgttcaaagaggggttctcttttttcacaaaaatggcttccttgacgccccgttcaaaccaactcttctctctacttagaatcttcacctcgctgtcttcaaataatttccagttcccgtccaatttttttcataattgagaacgacttctggatgggagccgaaacgtcttgattctgaaaacagtgtccagatggctacgactgaaaccttttctacggtagaacactcctggacgaatgagggactacaccgtcctagaGCAGAAAgagtaatgtttacaacagcaaagtcactatataaactcaataatatttaactgaaaacaaatctaatatgtcaataaaataaatcatattcctgacatcaaaatacagaGTGAAGTTTAGGAAGAAT
This sequence is a window from Siniperca chuatsi isolate FFG_IHB_CAS linkage group LG22, ASM2008510v1, whole genome shotgun sequence. Protein-coding genes within it:
- the si:dkey-6n21.13 gene encoding P2Y purinoceptor 4, producing the protein MSSRDGVPPSSFSPSPSTTPLSPSCSIDESYKYIFLPICYSFTFIFSISLNSVILYRSFHRTKRWNASLIYMVNLASTDFMYGLSLPFLVASYIMRDRWVFGDFMCRLVRFLFYFNLYCSIFFLTCISVHRYLGICHPMKVITLETKKAVKCTCVLVWIVVFALTCPIFRFAQTGHVTRFAGLGGNVSSIDNPSHEFSLIKGNAIYGNLGGVIEEYQNCWDDAIDKEFPDYIPYGIILHLLGFFVPFSIIAWCYSHVVLTIFKTLHSQPSSRRGQKEGGHEGMDRRERSSPAIVGRGRRGSNGLSRALGRDEGISISLGAHSPYANRRRKSIKTIITITLLFALCFFPFHVTRTIFLLLKVAKGVPCHTMTMVSMCYKITRPLASFNAWLNALLYFLTKDKGGANCCQVVNTTTQQHGGLLLPLRMKGKGDAEDGGMENGIDNEENIAFHNSPSYMNRANVRYIVE